From a region of the Dickeya poaceiphila genome:
- the fbaA gene encoding class II fructose-bisphosphate aldolase, which produces MSKIFDFVKPGVITGDDVQKVFAIAKENNFALPAVNCVGTDSINGVLEAAAKVRAPVIVQFSNGGAAFIAGKGLKAEGQQAAILGAISGAHHVHQMAAHYGVPVILHTDHCAKKLLPWLDGLLDAGEKHYAATGKPLFSSHMIDLSEESLEENIEICSKYLARMAKLDMTLEIELGCTGGEEDGVDNSHLDNSALYTQPEDVAYAYEKLNAISPRFTIAASFGNVHGVYKPGNVQLTPKILRNSQEYVSKKFNLPHNSLDFVFHGGSGSSAEEIAEAVSYGVVKMNIDTDTQWATWEGILNYYKKNEGYLQGQLGNPEGDDKPNKKYYDPRVWLRAGQASMVTRLEQAFKELNAVDVL; this is translated from the coding sequence ATGTCTAAAATCTTTGATTTCGTAAAACCTGGTGTCATCACGGGTGATGATGTTCAGAAAGTATTCGCAATTGCCAAAGAAAATAACTTTGCACTGCCAGCGGTTAACTGCGTCGGTACTGACTCCATTAACGGCGTTCTGGAAGCGGCAGCTAAAGTTCGCGCGCCGGTAATCGTTCAGTTCTCTAACGGTGGTGCGGCGTTTATCGCGGGTAAGGGCCTGAAAGCTGAAGGTCAGCAAGCGGCAATTCTGGGTGCGATTTCTGGCGCTCACCATGTACATCAGATGGCTGCACACTATGGCGTGCCAGTGATTCTGCACACCGACCATTGCGCGAAGAAACTGTTGCCGTGGCTGGACGGTCTGCTGGACGCCGGTGAGAAGCACTATGCCGCTACCGGTAAACCGCTGTTCTCTTCCCACATGATTGACCTGTCTGAAGAGTCGCTGGAAGAAAACATCGAAATTTGCAGCAAGTATCTGGCGCGTATGGCCAAACTGGATATGACGCTTGAAATCGAACTGGGTTGCACCGGCGGTGAAGAAGACGGCGTGGACAATAGCCATCTGGACAACTCCGCGCTGTATACCCAGCCGGAAGACGTAGCTTACGCCTACGAAAAACTGAACGCCATCAGCCCTCGCTTCACTATCGCCGCATCCTTCGGCAACGTACACGGTGTGTACAAGCCGGGTAACGTGCAACTGACGCCGAAAATCCTGCGCAACTCTCAGGAATATGTATCTAAGAAGTTCAATCTGCCGCACAACAGCCTGGATTTCGTATTTCACGGCGGTTCCGGTTCTTCTGCGGAAGAAATCGCCGAAGCAGTTAGCTACGGTGTGGTGAAGATGAATATCGACACCGACACCCAGTGGGCTACCTGGGAAGGCATCCTGAACTATTATAAGAAAAACGAAGGTTATCTGCAGGGTCAGCTGGGCAACCCGGAAGGCGACGACAAGCCGAACAAGAAATACTATGACCCGCGTGTCTGGCTGCGTGCTGGTCAGGCGAGCATGGTGACTCGTCTGGAACAAGCGTTTAAAGAACTGAACGCAGTCGATGTACTGTAA
- a CDS encoding LysR family transcriptional regulator codes for MFKQLQDMALFALVAECGSFTEAARQAGMAKSSLSLRVSQLEQSLGLRLFNRTTRKLNLTFAGERYLVHCREMRQASERAEMAMQHLRDNPSGRLRITSPAGLGATLLARLIAEFQSRFPVVSLDIVIADRVIDLVEEGFDVALRTGKPQDSSLIGRPLGRVSHYLVASVAYLAGFSPITHPRQLQSHRCIAHKAWPEWGFHREAEYFLWRLPQSHITDNLLYARACALAGGGITLLPAFLCREQIDSGELACLLPEWQADTNDLYLIYPGRRLNSPALNCFIDFALSFTASCDYSAP; via the coding sequence ATGTTCAAGCAATTACAGGATATGGCGCTATTCGCATTAGTGGCGGAATGCGGCAGTTTCACCGAAGCGGCCAGACAGGCGGGTATGGCCAAGTCGAGTCTCAGTCTACGAGTCAGCCAACTGGAGCAATCGCTGGGGTTGCGGCTGTTCAACCGTACTACCCGCAAGCTCAATCTAACCTTTGCTGGCGAACGCTATCTGGTGCATTGCCGGGAGATGCGACAGGCCAGTGAACGCGCCGAGATGGCAATGCAGCATTTGCGCGATAACCCCAGCGGACGCCTGCGGATAACCAGCCCTGCCGGATTGGGCGCTACTCTGTTGGCGCGTCTGATAGCGGAGTTTCAGTCACGCTTTCCGGTGGTTTCGCTGGATATTGTTATTGCTGATCGGGTCATCGACCTGGTGGAAGAGGGGTTTGATGTTGCGTTGCGCACCGGTAAACCACAGGATTCTTCCCTGATTGGCCGTCCTCTGGGTCGAGTGTCGCACTATCTGGTCGCTTCGGTTGCCTATCTGGCGGGATTTTCGCCGATTACACATCCGCGTCAACTGCAGTCGCACCGGTGTATCGCGCACAAAGCCTGGCCAGAATGGGGGTTTCACCGTGAAGCGGAGTATTTTCTCTGGCGGTTGCCTCAATCGCACATCACCGATAATTTGCTGTATGCTCGCGCTTGTGCACTGGCTGGCGGCGGTATTACGTTGTTACCGGCATTTTTGTGCCGCGAGCAGATAGATAGCGGTGAGCTGGCTTGCCTTTTGCCTGAATGGCAGGCAGATACCAACGATCTCTATTTGATTTATCCAGGCCGCAGATTGAACTCTCCCGCTCTCAACTGTTTTATTGATTTTGCTCTGAGTTTTACCGCATCGTGCGACTATTCTGCACCTTAG
- the mscS gene encoding small-conductance mechanosensitive channel MscS, giving the protein MEELNVAESMGQLQSWLVNNQHILLQYAVNVVASLVILSVGMLVARIMSNMLNRLMVARGIDVTVADFLSALVRYGIVAFALIAALSRVGVQTASVIAVLGAAGLAVGLALQGSLSNFAAGLLLVVFRPFRIGEAVDLGGIAGTVTQVQIFSTTLLTADGKVIVVPNGKIIAGNIINSSREPHRRTEIIVGVAYDADIDVVKKVLGDIVAADNRILRDKGVTVRLNEMGSSSLNFVVRVWTDNSDAASVYWDLLENFKRALDEHRIGIPYPQMDVHLHYASLPAQAGSGEAATR; this is encoded by the coding sequence ATGGAAGAACTCAACGTAGCTGAAAGCATGGGGCAATTGCAGAGCTGGCTGGTTAACAATCAGCATATCTTGTTGCAGTACGCGGTGAATGTCGTTGCCTCGCTGGTGATTCTGAGTGTCGGGATGCTGGTCGCCCGCATTATGTCGAACATGTTAAATCGGCTGATGGTCGCCCGTGGTATTGACGTCACGGTGGCGGATTTTCTGTCTGCGTTGGTGCGTTACGGCATTGTCGCGTTTGCGCTGATCGCTGCGTTAAGCCGGGTGGGCGTGCAAACCGCATCGGTCATCGCGGTATTGGGTGCGGCCGGTCTGGCGGTCGGTTTGGCTCTGCAAGGCTCGCTGTCGAATTTTGCCGCTGGGTTGCTGCTGGTGGTGTTTCGGCCCTTTCGCATCGGAGAAGCGGTAGATTTGGGCGGGATTGCCGGAACTGTCACGCAGGTGCAGATTTTTTCCACCACGCTGCTGACTGCTGACGGCAAAGTCATCGTGGTACCAAATGGTAAAATTATCGCCGGCAATATTATCAACAGTTCCCGTGAACCACATCGTCGTACCGAAATTATTGTTGGTGTGGCGTATGACGCCGATATTGATGTGGTGAAAAAAGTGCTGGGAGATATCGTAGCCGCAGATAATCGCATTCTGCGAGATAAAGGCGTCACTGTTCGGCTTAATGAGATGGGGTCATCTTCGCTTAATTTTGTGGTTCGGGTATGGACTGACAACAGTGATGCGGCATCGGTGTACTGGGATCTGCTGGAAAACTTCAAACGCGCTCTGGATGAACACCGCATCGGTATTCCTTATCCCCAGATGGACGTGCACCTGCATTATGCTTCGTTGCCTGCGCAAGCCGGTTCTGGCGAGGCAGCTACGCGGTAA
- the serA gene encoding phosphoglycerate dehydrogenase: protein MAKVSLEKDKIKFLLLEGVHPNALEDLRAAGYTNIEYHKGALDPEALKASIRDAHFVGIRSRTHLTEEIFAAAEKLVAVGCFCIGTNQVELPAATKRGIPVFNAPFSNTRSVAELVIGELLLLLRGIPSANAKAHRGIWHKQAVGCFEARGKKLGIIGYGHIGTQLGILAESLGMHVYFYDIESKLPLGNAQQVRELSELLNMSDVVSLHVPETDSTQNMIGAAELAQMKPGSILINASRGTVVDIPALSNALASKHLSGAAIDVFPQEPATNSDPFQSPLCEFDNVILTPHIGGSTEEAQENIGGEVAGKLVKYSDNGSTLSAVNFPEVSLPTHSDRASRLLHIHENRPGIMTQINNIFAEQGINIAAQYLQTSPTIGYVVIDVETDGADTALQLMKSIPGTIRARLLY, encoded by the coding sequence ATGGCAAAGGTATCACTGGAAAAAGACAAGATTAAGTTTCTGCTGTTGGAGGGGGTACACCCTAATGCGCTGGAGGATCTGCGCGCTGCAGGTTACACCAATATTGAATACCATAAGGGGGCGCTTGACCCGGAAGCGCTGAAAGCATCGATTCGTGATGCGCACTTTGTGGGGATTCGATCACGTACGCATCTGACGGAAGAGATTTTCGCTGCGGCTGAAAAACTGGTAGCCGTTGGTTGTTTTTGCATCGGTACCAACCAGGTTGAGCTGCCTGCGGCCACCAAGCGTGGTATTCCAGTCTTCAACGCACCTTTTTCCAATACCCGTTCTGTGGCCGAACTGGTGATCGGTGAATTGCTGTTGCTGCTGCGCGGTATTCCGAGCGCCAACGCTAAAGCTCACCGTGGTATCTGGCACAAACAGGCCGTTGGCTGTTTTGAAGCACGCGGCAAGAAACTGGGCATCATTGGTTACGGTCACATCGGTACTCAACTGGGTATTCTGGCCGAAAGCCTGGGAATGCACGTCTATTTCTATGATATCGAAAGCAAACTGCCGTTGGGTAATGCCCAACAGGTGCGTGAGCTGTCTGAACTGTTGAACATGAGTGACGTGGTCAGCCTGCATGTGCCGGAAACCGACAGTACCCAGAATATGATCGGTGCCGCTGAATTGGCGCAGATGAAGCCGGGTTCGATCCTGATCAACGCATCACGCGGCACTGTTGTCGATATTCCAGCGCTGAGCAACGCGCTTGCCAGCAAGCATCTTTCCGGTGCGGCTATCGATGTGTTCCCACAGGAGCCAGCGACCAATAGTGATCCATTCCAGTCGCCGTTGTGTGAGTTCGATAACGTTATCCTGACGCCGCATATTGGCGGTTCCACTGAGGAGGCGCAGGAGAATATTGGCGGAGAAGTTGCCGGGAAACTGGTGAAATATTCCGATAACGGCTCCACCTTGTCCGCTGTCAACTTCCCGGAAGTCTCGCTGCCGACGCACAGTGATCGCGCCAGCCGTTTGCTACACATCCATGAAAACCGTCCCGGTATCATGACGCAAATTAACAACATCTTTGCCGAGCAGGGAATCAACATTGCGGCTCAGTACCTGCAGACTAGCCCGACAATCGGTTATGTGGTTATTGATGTGGAAACCGATGGTGCCGACACCGCGCTGCAACTGATGAAATCCATCCCTGGCACCATTCGTGCGCGCCTGCTGTACTAA
- a CDS encoding IclR family transcriptional regulator, with protein MINEHSVEEEGKADKPLGSQSLFRGLQLIEILSDYPNGCPLARIAELSGMNKSTVHRLLQGLAGCGYVAPASQPGSYRQTTRFIAIGHKVLSSLNVLHVAAPHLEELNLIVGETVNFSTREDDHAILIYKLEPTTGMMRTRAYIGQHMPLHSSAMGKIFMAYGADDYPAEYWRNHQHSIFPLTDNTIIALPAMERELAEIRRQGLAMDREENELGVSCISAPVFDIQHRVAYAVSISLSMARLQQIGIDALVAPLRKTARNISLELGFTPPA; from the coding sequence GTGATAAATGAACACAGCGTTGAGGAAGAGGGAAAAGCGGATAAGCCGCTGGGCAGCCAAAGTTTGTTTCGTGGTTTGCAGTTGATCGAAATTCTCAGTGATTATCCCAATGGGTGCCCACTGGCGCGGATTGCCGAGTTGTCCGGCATGAATAAAAGCACTGTTCACCGCTTGTTGCAGGGGTTGGCTGGATGCGGCTACGTAGCGCCTGCCAGCCAGCCGGGCAGCTATCGGCAGACCACCAGGTTCATCGCTATCGGCCATAAGGTGCTCTCGTCGCTGAATGTGTTGCACGTAGCGGCGCCGCATCTTGAAGAGCTAAACCTGATAGTAGGTGAAACCGTCAATTTCTCAACGCGTGAAGATGACCACGCGATTCTGATTTACAAACTTGAACCCACTACCGGCATGATGCGCACCCGTGCCTATATTGGCCAGCATATGCCTTTGCATAGTTCGGCAATGGGGAAGATTTTCATGGCCTATGGTGCAGATGACTACCCGGCTGAATACTGGCGTAACCATCAGCACAGTATTTTCCCTCTGACCGACAATACCATCATTGCGTTGCCTGCCATGGAACGGGAACTAGCGGAGATTCGTCGCCAGGGGTTAGCGATGGACAGGGAAGAGAATGAACTGGGCGTTTCCTGCATTTCTGCGCCGGTGTTTGATATTCAGCATCGGGTGGCGTATGCCGTTTCCATTTCCCTGTCGATGGCGCGTTTGCAACAGATTGGTATTGATGCGCTGGTTGCGCCGTTGCGGAAAACAGCACGGAATATCTCTCTCGAACTGGGGTTTACGCCGCCGGCGTAA
- a CDS encoding LysR family transcriptional regulator ArgP: MKRPDYRTLQALDAVIRERGFERAAQKLCITQSAVSQRIKQLENLFGQPLLVRTIPPRPTEQGQKLLALLHQVELLEEEWLGNENSNETPLLLSLAVNADSLATWLLPALQPVLVDSPIRLNLQVEDETRTQERLRRGEVVGAVSIQPQPLPSCLVDKLGALDYLFVASPGFANRYFPNGVTRSALLRAPVVAFDHLDDMHQAFLQQNFDLSPGSVPCHIVNSSEAFVQLARQGTTCCMIPHLQIERELANGELIDLTPGLFQRRMLYWHRFAPESRMMRRVTDALLTHGHQVLRQS; encoded by the coding sequence ATGAAACGCCCGGACTACCGCACGCTTCAGGCGCTGGACGCCGTAATTCGAGAGCGTGGCTTTGAGCGCGCCGCACAAAAACTCTGTATTACGCAGTCCGCCGTATCACAGCGCATCAAACAGCTGGAGAACCTGTTCGGCCAGCCGTTGCTGGTGAGAACGATTCCGCCGCGTCCGACGGAACAAGGGCAGAAGTTGTTAGCGCTGCTGCATCAGGTGGAATTGCTGGAAGAAGAGTGGCTGGGCAACGAAAACAGCAACGAAACGCCGCTGCTGCTGTCTTTGGCGGTCAACGCCGATAGTCTGGCAACCTGGTTATTACCCGCGCTGCAACCGGTGCTGGTGGATTCACCGATAAGACTAAATTTGCAGGTGGAAGACGAAACCCGTACTCAGGAACGCCTGCGCCGGGGTGAAGTGGTGGGAGCCGTGAGTATTCAGCCGCAGCCGCTGCCCAGCTGTCTGGTGGATAAGCTGGGTGCGCTGGATTATCTGTTCGTGGCCTCGCCGGGATTCGCCAACCGCTACTTCCCGAACGGCGTAACCCGCTCTGCGCTCCTGCGCGCACCGGTAGTCGCGTTCGATCATTTGGATGACATGCATCAGGCATTTTTGCAGCAGAACTTCGACCTGTCGCCCGGTAGCGTACCCTGCCACATCGTTAACTCATCCGAGGCCTTCGTACAGCTCGCTCGTCAGGGCACCACCTGCTGTATGATCCCGCATTTACAGATCGAGAGAGAACTGGCGAACGGCGAGCTGATCGACCTGACGCCGGGCCTGTTCCAGCGCCGTATGCTTTACTGGCATCGCTTCGCACCGGAGAGCCGGATGATGCGGCGGGTCACCGATGCCCTGCTCACACACGGACATCAGGTGTTGCGCCAATCCTGA
- a CDS encoding oxidative stress defense protein, with translation MAVQAGNELPNGPHIVTSGTASVDATPDIARLAIEVSASSRDVSDAKKQVDERVAQYFAFLDKHGIDKKDINAANLRTQPEYDYLKNGGSVLKGYRAVRQVEVTLRQLDKLNELLDGALKSGLNEVRAVELGVSNPDAYREQARKKAIAQAILQAQSLATGFSAALGPVYSIRYHVANYQPVPVARLFKATNMVAQSDVSQTYEQQTIHFDDQVDVVFELQRAP, from the coding sequence ATGGCGGTTCAGGCCGGCAATGAATTACCCAACGGACCGCACATTGTGACCTCCGGTACTGCCAGTGTTGATGCAACGCCGGATATTGCCCGGCTGGCGATAGAAGTCAGCGCGTCATCCAGGGATGTGTCCGACGCCAAAAAGCAGGTGGATGAACGGGTTGCACAATATTTTGCTTTTCTGGATAAACACGGTATCGACAAGAAAGATATCAACGCGGCCAACCTGCGTACGCAGCCGGAGTACGATTATCTGAAAAACGGCGGCTCGGTACTGAAAGGCTATCGGGCGGTGCGTCAGGTGGAAGTGACGTTGCGCCAGTTAGATAAGCTCAATGAATTGCTGGATGGTGCGCTCAAGTCTGGTCTTAACGAGGTTAGGGCGGTGGAGCTGGGGGTGTCTAACCCGGATGCTTATCGTGAACAGGCGCGCAAAAAAGCGATAGCGCAGGCGATATTACAGGCGCAGTCGCTGGCAACCGGGTTTAGTGCCGCGCTGGGACCGGTCTACAGCATCCGCTATCACGTTGCCAACTACCAACCGGTGCCGGTCGCCCGCTTGTTCAAGGCTACCAATATGGTGGCGCAGAGTGACGTTTCGCAGACTTACGAGCAGCAGACCATTCACTTTGACGATCAGGTGGATGTGGTGTTTGAGTTGCAACGTGCGCCCTGA
- the rpiA gene encoding ribose-5-phosphate isomerase RpiA: MTQDELKKAVGWAALDYVRPGTIVGVGTGSTAAHFIDALGSIKHQIEGAVSSSDASTAKLKSLGIPVFDCNDVEALDVYVDGADEINPHMQMIKGGGAALTREKIVAAIARQFVCIVDATKQVDVLGRFPLPVEVIPMARAYVARELVKMGGQPVYRDGVITDNGNIILDVHNMNLSDAVAMENRINSLAGVVTVGLFANRGADVALVGTADGVKTVRLK; this comes from the coding sequence ATGACGCAGGATGAACTGAAAAAAGCCGTTGGCTGGGCAGCGCTCGATTATGTTCGCCCCGGTACTATTGTTGGGGTGGGAACCGGTTCCACCGCCGCCCACTTTATTGACGCGCTGGGTTCTATCAAACACCAGATCGAAGGCGCGGTTTCCAGCTCGGATGCTTCCACCGCCAAACTTAAAAGCCTGGGGATCCCGGTCTTTGACTGCAATGACGTGGAGGCACTCGATGTTTACGTTGATGGTGCGGATGAAATCAATCCACACATGCAGATGATCAAAGGGGGTGGCGCCGCATTGACCCGCGAAAAAATCGTGGCGGCGATCGCCCGTCAGTTCGTATGTATTGTTGATGCGACCAAGCAAGTGGATGTGCTGGGGCGCTTTCCGCTGCCGGTGGAAGTGATTCCGATGGCGCGTGCCTATGTTGCTCGTGAGCTAGTCAAAATGGGCGGCCAGCCGGTATACCGCGACGGTGTGATCACCGATAACGGCAACATTATTCTGGATGTACACAATATGAATTTGTCGGATGCGGTGGCGATGGAGAACCGTATCAATAGTCTGGCTGGTGTGGTTACCGTAGGCTTGTTCGCTAATCGTGGTGCGGACGTCGCACTGGTAGGTACTGCGGACGGCGTGAAGACCGTACGTCTGAAATAA
- a CDS encoding zinc-binding alcohol dehydrogenase family protein, with product MTVKAIAVDPRQPENFVEITAELPHPGEHDLLVAVKAVSVNPVDTKVHAGLRRDGLQHPRILGWDASGIVIKTGSAVSGFKAGDEVWYAGDITRSGSNSSHQLVDARIAAHKPTSLNWAEAAALPLTALTAWEGLFEHLNIQDAAKGKTLLIIGGAGGVGSLAISLAAQRSEVTVIATASRPDSAQWCRDRGAHLVVDYRHLVDELKKQGIEQVDYIFCLNDTDGHWDAISRLIAPMGHICTIVENTRPLDQNALKLKSAALHWEFMFTRSMFATPDMARQGEILREVAQRVDNGTLQGTLSQTFSGLTTETLKQAHEAVLAGHMRGKAVITL from the coding sequence ATGACAGTAAAAGCAATCGCCGTTGATCCCAGGCAACCTGAGAACTTTGTAGAAATCACCGCTGAATTACCGCATCCCGGTGAACATGACCTGCTGGTAGCCGTAAAAGCGGTATCGGTTAATCCGGTAGATACCAAGGTACACGCGGGACTACGCCGGGACGGCCTGCAACATCCACGTATTCTTGGATGGGATGCCAGTGGAATAGTAATAAAAACCGGTTCGGCGGTGAGTGGTTTCAAAGCAGGCGACGAAGTCTGGTATGCCGGCGATATCACACGCTCCGGCAGCAACAGCTCGCACCAACTGGTTGATGCACGTATCGCCGCGCATAAACCCACTTCACTCAACTGGGCTGAAGCTGCCGCCCTGCCCCTGACAGCCCTGACCGCCTGGGAAGGATTATTCGAGCATCTGAATATTCAGGACGCAGCTAAAGGCAAAACGCTGTTGATTATCGGCGGTGCGGGCGGCGTCGGCTCGCTGGCTATTTCGCTGGCGGCACAGCGCAGTGAGGTGACGGTCATCGCTACCGCTTCACGTCCCGATTCCGCACAATGGTGCCGTGACCGCGGTGCGCATCTGGTGGTGGATTATCGCCATCTGGTGGATGAATTGAAAAAACAGGGGATCGAGCAGGTTGATTATATTTTCTGCCTGAATGATACCGACGGCCATTGGGATGCCATCAGCCGGTTAATCGCCCCAATGGGACATATCTGCACCATCGTGGAAAATACGCGTCCGCTGGATCAGAACGCGTTGAAATTGAAAAGTGCTGCACTGCACTGGGAATTTATGTTCACTCGCAGCATGTTTGCCACGCCAGACATGGCTCGTCAGGGAGAGATTCTGCGTGAGGTAGCGCAACGGGTCGATAACGGCACATTGCAGGGTACACTCAGCCAGACCTTTAGCGGGCTCACCACCGAGACGCTAAAGCAGGCGCACGAAGCCGTATTGGCTGGGCATATGCGTGGTAAAGCCGTTATTACTCTCTAA
- the pgk gene encoding phosphoglycerate kinase, which yields MAVIKMTDLDLAGKRVLIRADLNVPVKDGKVTSDARIRASLPTIEIALKQGARVMVTSHLGRPTEGEYNEEFSLLPVVNYLKDHLSSPVRLAKDYLDGVDVAEGELVVLENVRFNKGEKKDDEVLSKKYAALCDVFVMDAFGTAHRAQASTHGVGKFAPIACAGPLLSDELEALGKALSNPARPMVAIVGGSKVSTKLTVLDSLSKIADQLIVGGGIANTFVAAQGHNVGKSLYEAELIPEAKKLLETCDIPVPSDVRVATEFSETATATLKSVTAIKDDEQILDLGDVSADRLAEILKNAKTILWNGPVGVFEFPNFRKGTEIVANAIANSDAFSIAGGGDTLAAIDLFGIADKISYISTGGGAFLEFVEGKKLPAVVMLEERARQ from the coding sequence ATGGCTGTAATTAAGATGACCGATCTGGATCTGGCTGGCAAACGCGTGCTGATCCGTGCGGATCTGAATGTGCCGGTTAAAGATGGCAAAGTGACGTCTGACGCCCGCATCCGCGCTTCTCTGCCGACCATTGAAATCGCCCTGAAGCAGGGTGCCCGCGTGATGGTGACATCCCACCTGGGTCGTCCGACCGAAGGCGAGTACAACGAAGAATTCTCCTTGCTGCCGGTAGTGAACTACCTGAAAGATCACCTGTCTTCACCAGTGCGTCTGGCGAAAGATTATCTGGATGGCGTTGACGTAGCAGAAGGCGAACTGGTGGTGTTGGAAAACGTTCGCTTCAACAAGGGTGAGAAGAAAGACGACGAAGTCCTGTCCAAAAAATATGCTGCACTGTGCGATGTGTTCGTGATGGATGCATTCGGCACCGCGCACCGTGCTCAGGCTTCGACCCACGGTGTGGGCAAGTTCGCGCCGATTGCCTGTGCTGGCCCGTTGTTGTCTGATGAACTGGAAGCCCTGGGCAAAGCACTGAGCAACCCGGCTCGTCCGATGGTGGCTATCGTCGGTGGCTCCAAAGTCTCTACCAAGCTGACCGTGCTGGACTCGCTGTCCAAAATTGCTGACCAGTTGATTGTCGGCGGCGGTATCGCTAATACCTTTGTTGCGGCTCAGGGGCATAACGTCGGCAAATCGCTGTACGAAGCGGAACTGATTCCGGAAGCGAAAAAACTGCTGGAAACCTGCGATATTCCGGTGCCGAGCGATGTGCGTGTTGCTACAGAATTCTCCGAAACTGCCACTGCAACATTGAAATCCGTTACCGCCATTAAAGATGATGAACAAATTCTGGATCTGGGCGATGTGTCTGCTGATCGTCTGGCTGAGATTCTGAAAAACGCCAAGACTATTCTGTGGAACGGCCCGGTTGGTGTATTCGAGTTCCCGAATTTCCGCAAAGGTACGGAAATCGTGGCGAATGCCATTGCCAACAGCGACGCGTTCTCTATTGCCGGCGGCGGCGACACACTGGCAGCTATCGATCTGTTCGGCATTGCCGACAAGATCTCCTATATTTCTACTGGCGGCGGCGCGTTCCTGGAGTTTGTGGAAGGCAAAAAACTGCCGGCGGTGGTAATGCTGGAAGAGCGCGCTCGTCAGTAA